Proteins from one Pseudomonas sp. KBS0710 genomic window:
- a CDS encoding glycoside hydrolase: protein MRHFLLVVCLFLSPLALAGTVLENALWRVELDPATLALSVTPAGEAAVQASSGVAAHAVSDMQAGAEQAAWQWDNGAYRLTARLEQRDLALTLSAREPGELPLLRQPAAAIGKGLIWPLAEGHYIPAGNAVWKTFLLEQGELNTTQDLSLPLWGMDHGRFTLNWLLTNPYNNHLQWQADGQGLALSVAHEFTRLDPTAPMTLRLHLGDADPLAGAKRYRQWLVEQGRYEPLADKLRQTPEAEKLLGASHIYLWGNSLLARADVRDWPLLVKRLRGHVLKGLLDKGAAQVLAQATALNRYEQGVLLRGLNAAINQRARQAWQVEDPDMTRLAARYGELRSELAKDFAGALTGTPEAWGNQTIQSLRDAGLPRLLLTLGEGWEGGLWHPEAIRAGVEAGYLVAPYDSYETALSASENPDWTTAHLGARAYRDCAIVLKDGKLKTGFQQSGHYIDPRCIRPSLEARVKAVQAKAGFNAWFLDAYATGMVFDSYRDSAPMTQAQNAEGNIDASRWISTVLKLPAGSEDGNASTAQGTLFAHGMQTPVIGWGDRQMTQDKQSPYYVGNWYPPEQPAVFFKPVPLKEPLRTLYFDPTTRLPLYQAVFHGSVITTHHWLFDSLKLSNVRAENELTQLLYNVPPLYHLTDATFAQRLPVIQRQDRFFRPLHQRLAAQAMTDFRWLTADKKVQQTTFADGTRLVANFSVQEQAGYAERSVTALVVGEKPVVYQVQ, encoded by the coding sequence ATGCGTCATTTTTTGCTGGTTGTCTGCCTGTTTTTGTCTCCACTGGCATTAGCCGGCACCGTGTTGGAAAACGCCCTGTGGCGTGTCGAACTCGACCCCGCCACGCTGGCGCTGAGTGTCACGCCCGCAGGCGAGGCCGCTGTGCAAGCGTCCAGCGGGGTGGCTGCCCATGCTGTCAGTGATATGCAGGCGGGTGCCGAGCAGGCTGCGTGGCAGTGGGACAACGGCGCTTATCGCCTGACGGCTCGCCTTGAGCAACGCGACCTGGCCCTGACCCTCAGCGCCCGCGAGCCGGGTGAGTTGCCGTTGCTGCGCCAACCCGCGGCGGCCATAGGCAAGGGCTTGATCTGGCCCTTGGCCGAAGGGCATTACATACCGGCCGGTAACGCCGTATGGAAAACGTTTCTGCTGGAGCAGGGCGAACTCAATACCACCCAAGACCTCAGCCTGCCGCTGTGGGGCATGGATCACGGCCGCTTCACATTGAACTGGTTGCTGACCAACCCCTACAACAACCACTTGCAATGGCAGGCCGACGGCCAGGGCCTGGCACTCTCGGTGGCTCACGAATTTACCCGTCTTGACCCCACGGCGCCGATGACTTTGCGCTTGCACCTGGGCGACGCCGACCCCTTGGCCGGCGCCAAGCGCTATCGCCAATGGCTGGTGGAGCAAGGCCGCTATGAGCCGCTGGCCGACAAGCTGCGGCAAACGCCGGAGGCCGAAAAACTGCTGGGCGCCAGCCATATCTACCTGTGGGGTAACAGCCTGCTGGCACGGGCCGATGTGCGGGATTGGCCACTGCTGGTCAAGCGCTTGCGCGGCCATGTACTCAAAGGGTTATTGGACAAAGGGGCGGCTCAGGTTCTGGCCCAGGCCACCGCCTTGAATCGCTATGAGCAAGGTGTCTTGCTGCGCGGCCTCAATGCGGCGATCAACCAGCGCGCGCGGCAGGCATGGCAAGTCGAAGACCCGGACATGACCCGACTCGCCGCCCGCTATGGTGAACTGCGCAGCGAGCTGGCCAAGGACTTTGCCGGGGCCTTGACCGGCACCCCCGAGGCCTGGGGCAACCAGACGATTCAATCCCTGCGTGACGCCGGGCTGCCGCGCCTGTTACTGACCCTGGGCGAAGGCTGGGAAGGCGGCCTGTGGCACCCCGAAGCGATTCGCGCCGGTGTCGAGGCTGGTTACCTGGTAGCGCCTTACGATTCCTACGAAACCGCCTTGTCCGCCAGCGAAAACCCGGACTGGACCACCGCGCACCTGGGCGCCAGGGCCTACCGCGATTGCGCGATTGTGCTCAAGGACGGCAAGTTGAAGACGGGCTTCCAGCAATCGGGCCACTACATCGACCCACGCTGTATACGGCCTTCACTGGAAGCGCGGGTGAAGGCCGTGCAGGCCAAAGCCGGTTTCAACGCCTGGTTCCTGGATGCCTACGCCACCGGCATGGTGTTCGACAGCTACCGTGACAGTGCGCCAATGACTCAGGCGCAGAACGCTGAAGGCAATATCGACGCCTCCCGCTGGATCAGCACAGTACTCAAGCTGCCGGCGGGCTCCGAAGATGGCAATGCCAGCACTGCTCAAGGCACTCTGTTTGCCCACGGCATGCAGACGCCGGTGATCGGTTGGGGCGATCGGCAGATGACCCAGGACAAGCAGTCGCCCTATTACGTCGGCAACTGGTACCCGCCGGAACAGCCGGCGGTGTTCTTCAAGCCTGTACCGTTGAAAGAGCCGTTGCGCACGCTGTACTTCGACCCGACGACGCGCCTGCCGCTGTACCAGGCGGTGTTTCACGGCTCGGTGATTACCACCCACCATTGGCTGTTCGACAGCCTGAAGCTGAGCAATGTGCGGGCCGAGAACGAGCTGACCCAGTTGCTCTACAACGTGCCGCCGCTGTATCACCTGACGGATGCGACCTTTGCGCAGCGGCTGCCAGTGATCCAGCGTCAGGACCGCTTTTTCAGGCCGTTGCATCAGCGTTTGGCGGCTCAGGCGATGACCGATTTCCGTTGGCTGACAGCGGATAAAAAGGTGCAACAGACTACCTTTGCCGATGGCACAAGGTTGGTGGCGAATTTTTCTGTGCAGGAGCAAGCAGGGTATGCGGAGCGCAGTGTGACGGCGTTGGTGGTGGGTGAAAAACCGGTGGTGTATCAGGTCCAATGA